The following are from one region of the Patagioenas fasciata isolate bPatFas1 chromosome 14, bPatFas1.hap1, whole genome shotgun sequence genome:
- the LOC136107991 gene encoding uncharacterized protein, giving the protein MAPLFTSPNSEYRQPLLRHDHGTAPAFPMGKSGKAVEQPGFAVDCPCGDGTALPPSCPFPCCTVCELRAWQGRQPGLYLATATKQAAQSADWRQRAWCAFGFSTDPALKTGRGRDARAGGADSRTAMAPRIRLSLSKPLPTICETHEEAMEDSTSNPKRSGSTAVSPELYSSDDYIQSICHLARPTFPGLPESSCKVQDRRTLKTLEGMSWSPSLGGTQQETAKCNLTNLISNMVPLGKVTPAEANFWSREDPLAQIYTHAGKLCSSKASSYDKSSSICYSQCNSSTPSGELHPSAMKEKATGKPSFPQVFSFPRLPSPRPVQKETVYSELRCLRRDEGTVLGSNHSQKENSPVFISGEELLPCSARGKPLGNPALRCSLRRQSCLFNTAGTDEKEGRETSHCDRNVMGDVLTKQRYSECSQVPKKAMIHSWISEHRCIWKEAKIKACLLPAIAEV; this is encoded by the exons ATGGCTCCTCTTTTCACATCCCCCAACTCGGAGTACAGGCAGCCCCTCCTGCGGCACGACCATGGCACCGCACCTGCATTTCCCATGGGGAAATCGGGTAAGGCAGTGGAGCAGCCGGGGTTTGCCGTGGACTGTCCCTGTGGGGACGGGACGGCCCTGCCTCCCTCATGCCCGTTTCCATGCTGCACGGTCTGCGAGCTGCGggcttggcagggcaggcagccagGGCTATATttagcaacagcaacaaaacaggcAGCGCAATCAGCTGACTGGAGGCAGAGAGCCTGGTGCGCCTTTGGTTTTAGCACAGATCCTGCACTGAAAACAGGGAGGGGGAGAGACGCGCGAGCCGGGGGAGCCGACAGCCGCACAG CCATGGCACCCCGGATAAGATTGAGCCTTTCAAAGCCTCTCCCAACCATATGCGAAACCCACGAGGAAGCGATGGAGGATTCAACCAGCAACCCGAAGCGCAGTGGGAGCACCGCAGTCAGCCCAGAATTGTACTCCAGCGACGATTATATTCAATCTATCTGCCACCTTGCCAGACCCACCTTCCCGGGCCTTCCTGAAAGCAGCTGTAAGGTTCAGGACAGAAGGACCCTGAAGACCCTCGAAGGCATGTCATGGTCTCCATCCCTTGGGGGGACACAGCAGGAAACAGCAAAATGTAACTTGACCAATTTAATTTCAAACATGGTGCCACTGGGGAAAGTTACACCTGCAGAAGCCAACTTCTGGTCCAGAGAGGACCCCCTGGCACAGATTTACACCCATGCAGGAAAGCTCTGCTCCTCCAAGGCTTCTTCATATGATAAAAGCTCCAGCATTTGTTACTCACAGTGCAACTCTTCTACTCCAAGTGGTGAACTCCATCCCTCAGCCATGAAAGAAAAAGCCACAGGGAAACCAAGTTTTCCACAAGTGTTCAGTTTTCCGAGGCTTCCCTCCCCAAGACCAGTGCAGAAGGAAACAGTCTACTCAGAGCTGAGGTGTCTCAGAAGAGATGAGGGAACAGTTTTAGGAAGCAACCACAGTCAGAAAGAGAACAGCCCCGTGTTCATTAGCGGTGAAGAGCTATTGCCGTGCTCAGCCAGGGGGAAGCCGCTGGGAAACCcagccctgcgctgctctctaagaAGGCAGAGTTGTTTGTTCAATACAGCAGGCACCGAtgaaaaagaagggagagaaacTTCTCACTGTGACAGAAATGTAATGGGTGATGTCCTCACTAAGCAGAGATACTCTGAGTGTTCCCAGGTACCTAAAAAAGCCATGATCCATAGCTGGATTTCAGAGCACAGATGCATCtggaaagaagcaaaaataaaagcttgTTTGCTCCCTGCCATTGCTGAAGTGTGA